DNA sequence from the Lysinibacillus sp. OF-1 genome:
ATAAGTTTACCTGCAAAATGACCTGGTGGGCGTTTGAAGACACTTCCAGCAGATGGGTATTCTAAAGGCTGCTTTGATTCACGTTGGAACGTTAAATCAGCAATCTTCGCATCAATTTCTTCTTGCACCCCTACCGCCAATTGAAATTCAGAGGATAACACATAATAGCCTTTTTTGGCAATTATGCTTTGTCGATAGCCGAGCTCAAGCTCTTCTTTGGATAATATTAAAATGTTTCCTTCTCTCGTTAACACCTTAGATGAAACAATAATATCCTTAATCTCACCGCCATAAGCACCTGCATTCATAGCCATTGCTCCGCCAATTGATCCAGGAATACCACAAGCAAATTCGAAACCAGTTAAAGAGGCTTGCGCTGATAGCTTCGATACATCTTTGATTAGTGCACCACTTTGTGCGTAAACATGCTCACCATTAATACGAATCTCATCCAGACTTGAGAATGTTACAACGATTCCTCTATGACCGCCATCACGAACAACCATATTTGAGCCGTTGCCTAACATTAATAAAGGAATATTATTTATATATGCATAGCGAATAACTGATGCTGCCTCTTCTTCTGTTTCAGGAAGAACAAAAACATCTGCTTTGCCACCTAATTTTGTCATTGTATACTGCTGTAAAGATTCATCTAACTTAATATTGGCAGGATTAATATTTTTTGCTAAATCCTTCGCCCATTGTTCTTTTGTCATGAGAGCTAATTCCTTTCTAACGTCCTTCTTACTCTACACCAGTATGGATTTAGAACCCCAATTTGACAAGTAAAATGAAGGGTATTTTTATCTCATATTATATGACAGGTAAGACCTGTGCAGAGATGATGAATATTATAAAGAAAATTGACAGTCATTCCAAGTGTCATTTTTGGCACAATATTAAAACCAGTTTATTTACTAGTAGAACAATCTGTTCATGTTAGAGCCAACTACTTGCCCATGTTTCTATATTGCGGATAGCGCCTTCTAATGCTCGACCTTTATCTGTTAAAGAATACTCTACGCGTACAGGAACTTCGGAATATACTT
Encoded proteins:
- the murB gene encoding UDP-N-acetylmuramate dehydrogenase — encoded protein: MTKEQWAKDLAKNINPANIKLDESLQQYTMTKLGGKADVFVLPETEEEAASVIRYAYINNIPLLMLGNGSNMVVRDGGHRGIVVTFSSLDEIRINGEHVYAQSGALIKDVSKLSAQASLTGFEFACGIPGSIGGAMAMNAGAYGGEIKDIIVSSKVLTREGNILILSKEELELGYRQSIIAKKGYYVLSSEFQLAVGVQEEIDAKIADLTFQRESKQPLEYPSAGSVFKRPPGHFAGKLIQDSGLQGQGVGDAEVSTKHAGFIVNKGNATATDYIETIRMVQRVVKEKFGVELETEVKIVGDDL